Proteins encoded by one window of Pseudomonas tructae:
- a CDS encoding hemerythrin domain-containing protein, producing MNAIDLLLQDHRVVKKLLEELSATTERAVKKRAELLQRIEQELQIHTALEEEILYPAIKQAGGKEEAKMYYEAKEEHRTVDSLVLPDLLHTETGTTEFAGRVKVMKELLEHHIEEEENELFPTARKLLGKLILEEMGNTMQTQKKILKGDQHAA from the coding sequence ATGAATGCTATCGACCTGCTGCTCCAAGACCACAGGGTGGTAAAGAAACTGCTGGAGGAACTGTCCGCCACCACCGAGCGCGCCGTGAAGAAGCGGGCCGAACTGCTGCAGCGCATCGAGCAGGAGTTACAGATCCACACGGCACTGGAGGAAGAGATACTCTATCCGGCCATCAAACAGGCCGGTGGCAAGGAAGAAGCGAAAATGTACTATGAAGCCAAGGAAGAACACCGTACCGTCGATTCGCTAGTGCTGCCCGATCTGCTGCATACCGAAACCGGTACTACGGAGTTCGCCGGCCGGGTGAAAGTGATGAAGGAGCTCCTCGAACATCATATCGAGGAAGAGGAAAACGAGCTGTTCCCAACCGCCAGAAAGCTGCTCGGCAAATTGATCCTCGAAGAAATGGGCAACACCATGCAGACACAGAAAAAAATTCTCAAGGGCGATCAGCACGCAGCTTGA
- a CDS encoding CinA family protein, with protein sequence MNPDSVDAVLEYLKTHKLTLTTAESCTAGRMAAMLSEKSGTGEVFESGYVVYSPAAKQRILGVQALTIEAFGLTSEEVAREMALGALSDSPVKVCIATTGVAGPAAEDDIPPGTVCFAWAFADRPIAVFTHTRRFCGDRQAVIQQAALYGLEQLAQCHQCWLRGERG encoded by the coding sequence ATGAACCCAGACTCCGTTGATGCTGTGTTGGAATACCTCAAGACGCACAAGCTGACATTGACCACGGCTGAGTCGTGTACGGCAGGTCGAATGGCTGCCATGCTGTCGGAAAAGTCCGGTACAGGTGAGGTGTTTGAAAGCGGCTATGTGGTGTACTCGCCGGCGGCGAAGCAGCGCATTCTGGGTGTGCAGGCGCTTACCATCGAAGCCTTTGGGCTGACGAGTGAAGAGGTGGCGCGAGAAATGGCACTCGGCGCCTTGAGCGACAGTCCGGTCAAGGTTTGCATTGCCACTACCGGTGTCGCCGGCCCAGCTGCAGAAGACGATATTCCACCGGGTACCGTGTGCTTCGCCTGGGCGTTCGCCGACCGACCAATCGCTGTGTTTACCCATACTCGTCGCTTTTGCGGTGATCGCCAGGCCGTTATCCAACAGGCTGCGCTCTACGGCCTGGAGCAGCTTGCGCAATGTCATCAGTGCTGGCTGCGGGGTGAACGGGGCTGA
- a CDS encoding termination factor Rho yields MARGDKDKYTEKQKRKAEHIEQNYENKGVSKDEAESRAWATVNKQSGGGDKPGGSGSKTPSNEKKTARSDSAKRAVKTRQGHSRASSSSLATQTKQSLLKEARSKNIKGRSSMTKAQLIEALGKRG; encoded by the coding sequence ATGGCCCGCGGAGACAAAGATAAATACACCGAAAAACAGAAGCGTAAGGCCGAGCACATCGAGCAAAATTATGAGAACAAGGGGGTTTCCAAGGACGAAGCCGAGTCTCGCGCCTGGGCTACTGTCAACAAGCAGTCAGGCGGTGGCGACAAGCCGGGTGGGTCGGGCAGCAAGACTCCTTCGAACGAGAAGAAGACGGCACGTTCAGATTCGGCCAAGCGCGCCGTGAAAACGCGTCAGGGCCATTCGCGCGCTTCAAGCTCGTCACTGGCAACGCAAACCAAGCAAAGCCTGTTGAAAGAAGCGCGAAGCAAGAATATCAAAGGCCGCTCCAGCATGACCAAGGCACAACTGATTGAGGCGCTGGGCAAAAGAGGGTAA
- a CDS encoding DUF72 domain-containing protein, producing MIHLGCAGWNLSRLHADEFSPCGSQLQRYAAHLNAVEINSTFYRSHRPQTYARWAASVPGQFRFSVKVPKVITHEQRLDACEGLLDRFLDECAHLGDRLGCLLLQLPPSLEYDAAVAHRFFAYLRERYAGWVTVEPRHRSWSTAHALLIDFQVAQVAASPSRFAADAQPGGWPGLVYWRLHGEPQIYHSAYGREYLHGLAARLQTSADCNVPVWCIFDNTARGAALGNALATLGEMR from the coding sequence ATGATTCATCTCGGTTGCGCCGGCTGGAACTTGTCACGCCTTCACGCCGATGAGTTTTCCCCCTGTGGTAGCCAGTTACAGCGCTACGCGGCACACTTGAACGCGGTGGAGATCAACAGCACTTTCTACCGTTCTCACCGCCCTCAAACCTATGCCCGTTGGGCTGCCTCGGTGCCTGGACAGTTTCGCTTTTCGGTCAAGGTGCCCAAGGTCATCACCCACGAACAGCGGCTCGACGCCTGCGAGGGATTGCTCGATAGATTTCTCGATGAATGCGCGCACTTGGGCGATCGTCTTGGTTGTCTCCTGCTGCAGTTGCCGCCGTCACTGGAGTACGACGCTGCGGTCGCTCATCGATTCTTTGCCTACCTGCGTGAGCGCTATGCAGGGTGGGTAACGGTCGAGCCGCGGCATAGGTCATGGTCAACGGCGCACGCGTTGCTCATCGATTTCCAGGTTGCTCAAGTAGCTGCCAGCCCGTCGCGCTTTGCCGCGGATGCTCAACCGGGAGGCTGGCCAGGGCTGGTGTACTGGCGTTTGCATGGGGAGCCGCAGATCTACCACAGCGCCTATGGCCGCGAGTACTTGCATGGCTTGGCCGCACGGTTGCAGACCAGCGCCGATTGCAATGTGCCGGTCTGGTGCATCTTCGATAACACCGCTCGCGGCGCGGCGTTGGGTAATGCACTGGCGACCCTGGGTGAAATGCGCTGA
- a CDS encoding DUF421 domain-containing protein yields MDSVLRAVAIYVTLMVLFRIAGRRSLSDLTTFDFVLLLIIGEATQQALLGEDFSFTNAVLVIATLIVLDVGLSLAKLNSPKVARFLDGHATVVVENGKFLHWRMRHCRLTEDDILEAARANQGVEDVTQIKYALVERNGKISIICQDSP; encoded by the coding sequence ATGGATTCCGTCCTGCGCGCTGTGGCTATCTACGTTACGTTAATGGTGCTTTTCCGAATCGCCGGGCGGCGGTCACTTTCCGACCTGACCACCTTTGATTTTGTGCTCTTACTCATCATTGGCGAGGCCACCCAGCAAGCCCTGCTTGGAGAAGACTTTTCCTTCACCAATGCCGTGCTGGTGATCGCCACCCTGATCGTTCTTGATGTCGGCCTGTCTTTGGCCAAACTGAACTCGCCCAAGGTCGCCCGTTTTCTCGATGGCCACGCCACGGTCGTCGTCGAGAACGGCAAGTTCCTGCACTGGCGAATGCGTCACTGCCGCTTGACCGAGGACGACATCCTCGAGGCGGCCCGTGCCAATCAGGGAGTAGAAGACGTCACGCAGATCAAATATGCGCTTGTCGAGCGCAATGGCAAGATTTCCATCATTTGCCAGGATTCCCCCTAG
- a CDS encoding CDP-alcohol phosphatidyltransferase family protein: protein MRQKAPIFPFVRFFDLANGVTALNILLSFAAVVVAHQGRLSWAASVICLAAILDFVDGHIARTWLAGDAPRRAFGKHLDSFADLLNFSVAPALVLILLLPSSLAVLAGSVLVLSGVLRLAVFAINDPDAPVGYRGLPTTYSGLLFALAFQSVAAGRVGAHDVLMLMFLIAVLQVTNLKLPKFKAVPTVAFIAIVFSLCSFLLYHA, encoded by the coding sequence ATGCGCCAGAAAGCGCCGATATTTCCGTTCGTTCGTTTTTTTGATCTGGCTAATGGGGTAACAGCATTAAACATTCTGTTGTCTTTTGCGGCGGTAGTCGTGGCGCATCAGGGACGCTTGTCTTGGGCGGCTAGTGTTATTTGTTTGGCGGCGATACTAGACTTCGTCGATGGACACATTGCGAGAACCTGGTTGGCCGGCGACGCGCCACGGCGCGCGTTTGGCAAGCATCTGGACAGTTTTGCCGACCTGCTGAATTTCAGTGTCGCGCCAGCACTTGTCCTGATCCTGCTGCTCCCTTCATCTCTGGCTGTACTGGCGGGTTCTGTCCTGGTGCTGTCCGGTGTACTGCGCCTAGCTGTTTTCGCCATCAATGACCCCGACGCCCCGGTGGGTTATCGCGGTTTGCCGACGACCTATTCCGGTTTGCTGTTCGCGCTAGCTTTCCAGTCAGTGGCGGCGGGCAGGGTCGGCGCTCATGACGTGCTGATGCTGATGTTCCTCATTGCCGTGCTTCAGGTCACGAACCTGAAATTGCCGAAATTCAAGGCCGTTCCCACGGTGGCCTTCATTGCGATTGTCTTTTCCCTCTGCAGTTTTCTCCTCTATCACGCATAA
- a CDS encoding PEP-utilizing enzyme, giving the protein MQSMTLAGPFEFSGKAGTLESLAPFLKTGRVLPLHRFTVRNWRSKPQAILDYCVKRFGDHSLIVRSSSLSEDQDGTSGAGMYDSVGNVRGAVALNQAIEQVICSYGQASDFDEVLIQSMATGVLASGVAMTRDPETGLPYYVVDYVPGHETDGVTAGTGTVHSFVALKSQCSSEPVELKGLFALLAEVEQLTERDALDIEFAITEGGPLLFQVRPMTGQGVEYIDPHSDLALRSVLDSEVVLLEGMDRKTREPEHSFNAFLGLMPDWNPAEMIGVKPRPLAYSLYKELITDVNWASARFRYGYRDMRNKPLMYQFSGSPYICIPYSVESFIPAALPLSIVNSVVTECCEHLAAHQSLHDKIEFSIIPTCFTPQLAAMPAGSIPAFNGLNAAQHALYLAELKSVTEHIISADGPFFSDLTRLPRIEQKVERLGSHQQSEDPLQRLRHSLADAKVVGEVFSGVARAAFVATAVIKSLETMQRIPAGFTDSLIGGVCTVGRKMADDFRILHKEAFLRLHGHVRPGTYDLRVARYDETPDAYFDWNTPLQRAHRDEGPRVISHEIRNAVQQAFDECQLRVSAEHFFKFLDAAVAAREKVKYLYGAFVSQALKALGSWGESHQLNREELSFARLDDFVGNLEEVRLEMIRDQIANNRVRWQSTQGIRTPVIVCKPQDLLSHAIETCNPNFITRSATNAPVAVLRAEETSKRNIEGCIVLIESADPGFDWIFTHRIAGFITAYGGENSHMSIRAREFAIPAAIGVGEAKFRSLLSSTRLILDCAERRIQVLS; this is encoded by the coding sequence ATGCAGTCGATGACTTTAGCCGGTCCTTTCGAGTTTTCCGGTAAAGCCGGGACACTGGAAAGCCTTGCCCCGTTTCTGAAAACTGGCCGCGTGCTGCCATTACATCGGTTCACGGTCAGGAACTGGCGCAGTAAGCCACAGGCCATTCTGGATTATTGTGTAAAGCGCTTCGGTGATCATTCATTGATCGTGCGCTCCAGCAGTCTGTCCGAGGATCAGGATGGCACCTCGGGAGCCGGCATGTACGATTCGGTCGGTAATGTGCGCGGGGCAGTGGCATTGAATCAGGCCATTGAACAGGTGATCTGCTCCTACGGGCAAGCCAGCGATTTCGATGAAGTGCTGATCCAGAGCATGGCAACTGGGGTGCTGGCGTCAGGTGTAGCGATGACTCGTGATCCAGAAACCGGCCTGCCTTACTACGTGGTCGATTATGTGCCAGGGCACGAAACGGATGGCGTCACCGCCGGCACCGGTACTGTTCACTCGTTTGTGGCTCTCAAATCCCAGTGCAGTTCAGAACCGGTGGAGCTTAAGGGGTTGTTCGCCCTGCTGGCCGAAGTCGAGCAACTCACTGAGCGCGACGCGCTGGATATCGAGTTCGCGATCACCGAAGGCGGGCCGCTGCTGTTTCAGGTTCGGCCGATGACGGGACAAGGCGTGGAGTACATCGACCCGCACTCGGACCTAGCGTTGCGTTCGGTCCTGGATTCGGAGGTGGTGCTGCTTGAAGGGATGGACAGAAAGACGCGGGAGCCCGAGCACAGCTTCAATGCCTTTTTGGGGCTGATGCCGGACTGGAATCCAGCCGAGATGATTGGCGTCAAGCCGCGACCGCTGGCGTACTCGCTTTACAAGGAGCTGATCACCGATGTGAATTGGGCGTCGGCGCGGTTCCGCTACGGCTACCGCGACATGCGCAACAAACCATTGATGTATCAGTTCAGTGGTTCACCGTACATCTGCATTCCCTACAGCGTGGAGTCGTTCATTCCAGCGGCGCTGCCGTTGTCGATCGTAAACTCGGTGGTCACGGAGTGTTGTGAACACCTGGCAGCTCACCAGTCGTTGCACGACAAAATTGAGTTTTCGATTATTCCCACATGCTTTACACCACAACTGGCGGCCATGCCCGCGGGGTCAATTCCAGCTTTCAACGGATTGAACGCGGCTCAGCATGCGCTCTATCTGGCAGAACTGAAGAGCGTTACCGAGCACATCATCAGCGCCGATGGGCCGTTTTTTTCGGACCTGACGCGACTCCCCCGGATTGAACAAAAAGTCGAAAGACTGGGCAGCCATCAGCAGAGCGAGGATCCGCTTCAGCGATTGCGTCACTCCCTGGCTGACGCAAAGGTGGTAGGGGAAGTTTTTTCCGGCGTAGCGCGGGCGGCATTTGTTGCTACCGCGGTCATCAAGTCGCTGGAAACCATGCAGCGAATTCCAGCGGGTTTCACGGATTCGCTGATCGGCGGCGTATGCACCGTCGGACGCAAGATGGCCGACGACTTCCGGATACTGCACAAAGAAGCGTTTTTGCGTCTGCACGGCCATGTACGTCCCGGCACCTACGATTTGCGCGTGGCCCGATACGATGAAACCCCCGACGCCTATTTCGACTGGAATACGCCGCTGCAACGGGCCCATCGCGATGAGGGGCCGCGGGTGATCAGTCATGAAATCCGCAATGCCGTGCAACAAGCCTTCGACGAGTGTCAGCTACGCGTATCGGCCGAACACTTTTTCAAGTTTCTCGATGCCGCTGTCGCCGCCCGGGAGAAGGTCAAATACTTGTACGGTGCTTTCGTCTCGCAAGCCCTCAAGGCGCTCGGCAGTTGGGGGGAGAGTCATCAGCTGAATCGCGAAGAGTTGAGTTTTGCAAGGCTTGACGATTTTGTCGGCAACCTTGAAGAGGTTCGGCTGGAGATGATTCGCGACCAGATCGCCAACAACCGAGTGCGGTGGCAGTCGACTCAGGGTATCCGCACCCCGGTCATTGTTTGCAAGCCTCAGGATTTGCTGTCCCACGCCATCGAGACGTGCAATCCGAACTTCATCACCCGCAGTGCGACTAACGCGCCAGTGGCGGTGTTGCGGGCAGAAGAAACCAGCAAGCGCAACATCGAAGGCTGCATTGTGCTGATCGAGAGCGCCGACCCTGGTTTCGACTGGATTTTCACTCACCGTATCGCGGGGTTCATTACCGCTTACGGCGGCGAAAACTCTCACATGTCGATCCGTGCCCGGGAATTTGCCATCCCTGCTGCAATCGGCGTCGGGGAGGCGAAGTTTCGTAGTTTGCTGTCGAGTACACGGTTAATTCTCGATTGTGCTGAACGGCGTATCCAGGTGCTGTCGTGA
- a CDS encoding gamma-glutamyl-gamma-aminobutyrate hydrolase family protein (Members of this family of hydrolases with an active site Cys residue belong to MEROPS family C26.) codes for MTLIAVTMLRLFDTTREEWRDAIDGRWTSFLSHCGVLPLYMPNDAHVSRDLLARLQPQGVLLTGGGSCQALSGIADPRDETEAMLMAWALQHRLPVLGVCRGMQVMLSRAGATLEPVASHVGAHDIHCHGAVRRVNSFHDYGFYAAPPGYEVEAVSEDGVIEAVSNPGAGHSAVMWHPERNQHWDSADLSLVRQVYGVSP; via the coding sequence GTGACCTTGATAGCCGTCACCATGCTTCGGCTGTTCGATACAACGCGAGAGGAGTGGAGGGATGCGATTGATGGGCGCTGGACATCCTTTCTGTCTCATTGCGGGGTGCTACCGCTTTACATGCCCAATGATGCCCACGTCAGTCGCGACCTGCTGGCGCGGCTTCAGCCGCAGGGTGTGCTATTGACCGGGGGCGGCAGTTGTCAGGCGTTGTCGGGTATTGCCGACCCGCGAGATGAAACCGAAGCCATGCTGATGGCGTGGGCTCTACAGCATCGCCTTCCAGTCCTGGGCGTCTGTCGTGGAATGCAGGTGATGCTCAGCCGTGCCGGGGCAACGCTGGAGCCCGTTGCATCCCACGTAGGCGCCCACGACATTCACTGTCACGGCGCGGTTCGTCGGGTCAACTCGTTTCACGATTACGGCTTTTATGCCGCGCCACCTGGCTATGAAGTCGAGGCAGTCAGTGAGGACGGTGTAATCGAAGCCGTCAGCAACCCCGGCGCAGGTCATAGCGCCGTGATGTGGCACCCCGAACGTAATCAACATTGGGACAGTGCTGACCTTTCCTTGGTCCGCCAGGTTTATGGAGTTTCACCATGA
- a CDS encoding ATP-grasp domain-containing protein produces the protein MKHVVLVDSTVSGLLAFEAAKRLGCHVTFIHQRDTSFLTISVKGDHSKIEPYLKHVDEYIRVDSLEGDEFHNLLAKLNDTRKIDALISTSEAAIVAVAREAELLGTRYPSHENLCGAVYKSRLRETLRANNVRSPDFQVLTESQLAEGIAPRLALPFVVKPTRGFSKQFSAICFTQQDFDAFVENIRQARTDSNPMIDALVSREYLVEQYVKGTLHSAEVIVQDGVVSCYVTTIRFRADYNEILEMTATMPSGLNTAARDEIKAYIQQVFTALKLDIGLYHVELLRDENGPCLVEINARMMGSVAPQMYRMLTGIDPFEMLIRLHLGEIIKIDDSLIETAGTVVTIASRHGGRIADSYDPRTLQPLLNKYEIEFCTAHVVPGQQVSVYTGNIGTIGHVIVLDSCPYAAAKKGNSFLAELSLLYGNELAKYTGPELA, from the coding sequence ATGAAACATGTCGTTTTGGTCGACAGCACGGTCAGTGGCCTGCTCGCCTTTGAAGCTGCCAAGCGCCTGGGTTGTCATGTGACATTTATTCACCAGCGCGATACGTCGTTTCTGACAATATCAGTCAAGGGGGATCACTCGAAAATCGAGCCGTACCTTAAACACGTCGACGAATACATTCGCGTCGATTCGCTTGAGGGGGACGAGTTTCACAATCTGCTGGCAAAGCTCAACGACACTCGAAAAATTGATGCGCTGATCTCTACGTCCGAGGCGGCGATTGTTGCCGTGGCCCGGGAAGCCGAGCTGCTCGGTACGCGTTACCCTAGCCATGAAAACCTTTGCGGCGCTGTTTACAAGAGTCGTCTGCGTGAAACCTTGCGCGCCAACAACGTGCGTTCTCCCGACTTCCAGGTCTTGACCGAAAGCCAACTGGCCGAAGGCATCGCGCCTCGGTTGGCGTTGCCGTTTGTGGTCAAACCCACACGTGGTTTTTCCAAACAGTTTTCGGCGATCTGTTTTACCCAACAGGATTTCGACGCATTCGTCGAAAATATCCGTCAGGCCCGTACTGATTCCAATCCGATGATAGATGCCCTGGTCAGCCGCGAATACCTGGTCGAGCAATACGTGAAGGGTACGCTGCACTCTGCTGAAGTCATCGTTCAGGACGGGGTAGTGTCGTGCTACGTTACCACCATTCGTTTCCGCGCCGACTACAACGAAATTCTTGAGATGACGGCAACCATGCCATCGGGTCTGAACACGGCAGCGCGCGATGAAATAAAGGCCTACATCCAGCAGGTATTCACTGCCTTGAAACTGGACATAGGCCTGTATCACGTCGAATTGCTCCGTGACGAAAACGGCCCGTGCCTGGTAGAGATCAATGCCCGCATGATGGGCAGTGTAGCACCGCAGATGTATCGGATGCTGACCGGTATTGATCCATTCGAAATGCTGATCCGTCTGCACTTGGGGGAGATCATCAAGATTGACGATTCGCTGATTGAAACCGCGGGCACCGTGGTCACGATCGCCTCGCGACATGGCGGACGGATTGCCGATAGCTACGACCCTCGAACGCTGCAACCGCTGCTGAATAAGTACGAGATCGAGTTCTGTACTGCCCATGTCGTCCCCGGTCAGCAGGTGAGCGTCTACACCGGCAATATCGGAACCATCGGCCATGTCATTGTGCTCGACAGCTGCCCCTACGCTGCCGCGAAAAAGGGCAACAGTTTTCTGGCTGAACTGTCCTTGCTGTACGGCAACGAACTGGCGAAATACACCGGTCCTGAACTGGCGTAA
- a CDS encoding MFS transporter codes for MRTTCSLKGLTVLIWIVNLCAICASTLSYIYLSYYTYKETGSLLYSQIVLFSPMVLPVLFVGQIYRLSDRISPRTLLILSNALALLVAVLVYSLLPTVALIAILGGIAIGTLDALQRVGRIVAIKCYFNSANVESTVPLTLMAQFIAGGIAGATMALVKGDMMPWHALAITAVLFSIACFAAFLLPRAERPTTATTPQSAALIKTFTNFMRTSPQLRRSFWSFIIFVSVYQGFFNVSRIILPAHVLGLSEGYVGLLQAVNSVAALVGAILYYKLNKRGHRLAPLSMAAASALFMMVAAYGGGLASSYGAYFFYIFFFELAFFKLQSDVVLATPANAMPLVASVQYAGVYAGMIITIFFGSLLVEHIGLLWTSVIFAVCYLAATLLLSFSFKPAEQVI; via the coding sequence ATGCGTACTACATGTTCGTTGAAGGGTCTTACGGTTCTTATTTGGATCGTAAATCTGTGTGCCATCTGTGCGTCAACGCTAAGTTATATCTACCTGTCTTATTACACTTACAAGGAAACCGGCAGTCTGCTTTATTCGCAGATCGTGCTGTTTTCACCCATGGTATTACCCGTATTGTTTGTCGGGCAGATTTATAGGCTGTCCGATCGGATCTCTCCGCGTACGTTATTGATTTTATCCAATGCCTTGGCGTTGTTGGTGGCGGTGTTGGTTTATTCGTTACTGCCGACTGTTGCATTGATTGCGATCCTTGGCGGTATCGCCATTGGCACACTGGACGCGTTGCAGCGGGTGGGCCGAATCGTTGCCATCAAATGCTATTTCAATTCAGCAAATGTCGAATCCACCGTTCCGCTGACCCTGATGGCACAATTCATTGCCGGTGGCATCGCCGGTGCTACAATGGCACTGGTCAAGGGTGATATGATGCCTTGGCACGCGTTGGCAATCACTGCCGTGTTGTTCTCCATAGCCTGCTTCGCCGCCTTTCTGTTGCCCCGCGCGGAACGCCCGACTACCGCCACCACCCCCCAGTCTGCGGCGCTGATCAAAACATTTACGAATTTCATGAGAACCAGCCCGCAACTGCGCCGCAGTTTCTGGAGCTTCATTATTTTCGTCAGCGTTTATCAGGGTTTCTTCAACGTGTCGCGGATTATTCTGCCGGCCCATGTCCTGGGCTTGTCGGAGGGCTATGTGGGTCTGCTGCAAGCGGTCAACAGCGTGGCCGCCCTGGTAGGCGCGATCCTTTACTACAAGCTGAACAAGCGTGGCCACAGACTGGCGCCCCTTTCCATGGCTGCCGCCAGCGCACTGTTCATGATGGTGGCCGCCTATGGTGGAGGCTTGGCCTCTAGCTATGGCGCTTACTTTTTCTATATCTTTTTCTTTGAATTGGCATTTTTCAAGTTGCAATCCGATGTCGTGCTGGCAACACCGGCCAATGCCATGCCGCTGGTTGCGTCAGTACAATATGCGGGTGTTTATGCTGGGATGATTATAACGATATTCTTCGGTTCATTATTGGTCGAGCACATTGGGTTGCTATGGACTAGCGTTATTTTTGCCGTGTGTTATTTGGCGGCTACTCTACTGCTCTCGTTCAGTTTTAAACCTGCTGAACAAGTTATCTAA
- a CDS encoding response regulator: MEDALVKSYSDPTQALEKSLQERFDVILTDIGMPVMNGHELISSLRQGKVHKYTPAIALSGYGVNSDPHKGNDMQFDRHLMKPVQYDELVGTIEALCKDVLS, from the coding sequence ATGGAGGACGCCCTGGTCAAGAGCTATAGCGATCCGACGCAGGCGCTGGAAAAATCCCTTCAAGAGCGATTCGACGTCATCCTGACGGATATCGGAATGCCCGTCATGAATGGCCATGAACTGATCAGCTCCCTGCGCCAGGGCAAGGTGCACAAATACACCCCGGCGATCGCCTTGAGTGGTTATGGCGTGAATTCGGATCCACATAAAGGCAACGACATGCAGTTCGATAGGCATCTGATGAAGCCTGTGCAGTACGACGAGCTGGTTGGCACAATCGAGGCGCTGTGCAAGGATGTATTGTCCTAA
- a CDS encoding phosphocholine cytidylyltransferase family protein, producing MKAIILAAGRGSRLGALTDQWPKALVTFNGMPLIERTVRTLRAAGITEIGIVAGYRSDMLAPYADRLFINPLWSTTGIRQSLSAAHEWLDSQACVVSYGDIFYSPELVSALIQKDEDIDLAFDPQAVKLWQQRFDQPLDDMERFVIDNGRICEIGHRAETLEQIQGQYMGLFKLTPAGWHALNGQLERLNIEQREQVDMTSLFSLLIEAGVRVGGTPTNAPWGEIDCPSDVQLYERIYPQL from the coding sequence ATGAAGGCAATCATTCTTGCGGCTGGACGTGGCAGCCGATTGGGGGCGCTAACTGATCAGTGGCCCAAGGCACTGGTGACGTTCAACGGCATGCCGTTAATCGAGCGAACAGTTCGTACCTTGCGTGCCGCAGGTATTACCGAGATCGGCATTGTCGCGGGTTATCGCAGCGACATGCTCGCGCCCTATGCCGATCGGCTGTTTATCAACCCACTGTGGAGCACAACGGGAATTCGCCAGTCGCTGAGTGCGGCCCATGAATGGCTGGACTCGCAGGCGTGCGTGGTGAGTTATGGCGATATTTTCTATTCGCCTGAACTGGTCAGTGCCCTGATACAAAAAGACGAGGATATCGATCTGGCATTTGATCCCCAGGCGGTGAAACTCTGGCAGCAGCGCTTCGATCAACCTCTGGATGACATGGAGCGATTTGTTATCGATAACGGCAGGATCTGCGAAATCGGCCATCGTGCCGAAACGCTGGAGCAGATCCAGGGACAATACATGGGGCTGTTCAAGTTGACGCCGGCGGGTTGGCATGCACTCAATGGTCAACTGGAACGGCTGAACATCGAGCAGCGTGAACAAGTTGATATGACCTCGCTGTTTTCCTTGCTGATTGAGGCGGGTGTACGGGTCGGCGGGACACCCACAAATGCGCCGTGGGGCGAAATTGACTGCCCTTCCGACGTGCAATTGTAT
- a CDS encoding low affinity iron permease family protein yields MKFSKFCQALSNRAGSSKTFLVALGLIVAWAITGPYFHYNDTWQLIINTSTTIITFLMVFLIQNTQNRDNDILHLKLDELIRATKDAKNVALCLEDLDTKDLHVLRKKYRILGEAQYQEPTVAEEGGDALITKKLIIDDPIPSMPAPCPNEETKKP; encoded by the coding sequence ATGAAATTCTCCAAATTTTGCCAAGCACTTTCCAACAGAGCGGGCAGTTCAAAAACATTCCTGGTTGCGCTAGGCTTGATTGTCGCATGGGCGATAACGGGGCCATACTTTCATTATAACGATACCTGGCAGTTAATCATCAATACCTCCACAACCATCATCACATTCCTAATGGTATTTCTTATTCAAAATACGCAAAATCGTGACAACGACATATTGCACCTTAAGCTCGATGAATTAATCAGGGCTACCAAGGACGCCAAGAATGTGGCTCTCTGCTTAGAGGACCTCGATACCAAAGACCTGCACGTGCTGCGCAAAAAATATCGCATCCTCGGGGAAGCGCAATATCAGGAACCCACCGTGGCAGAAGAAGGTGGCGATGCATTGATTACTAAAAAACTGATTATCGACGATCCTATCCCATCCATGCCTGCGCCGTGCCCAAATGAGGAAACGAAAAAACCATAA